The following coding sequences are from one Triticum aestivum cultivar Chinese Spring chromosome 5A, IWGSC CS RefSeq v2.1, whole genome shotgun sequence window:
- the LOC123102429 gene encoding uncharacterized protein: protein MQPSKKLARVDTAEIKSQLVRKLGHQRSELYFHSLKKFLSFQLGKSEFDKICVATLGKENIKLHNFLVQSILGNAYMSLGPPPSRQTPTGNSQTSAVTNGTLASGVPLARRVRPVANRDKRFADKPSPLGKSPLGHPGAAEFVSVEDGEEVDQARGSPVCVQSQSPIRAPLGIPPKAQNSQPSISYPSEICYNNGELPGSEDLSKLLENKLKAEGLSISVECADLLNSGLNVYISQMLKSCLGVAKARGKTMRMPEANRSASAAVNGGRNNATASDLGCSYQASLVDLCTAVQSNARLLGCDYARQYEKIASHLDS, encoded by the coding sequence ATGCAGCCTTCCAAGAAACTTGCTCGCGTCGACACGGCGGAGATCAAGTCGCAGCTAGTCAGGAAGCTCGGCCACCAGCGCTCTGAGCTCTACTTCCATAGCCTCAAGAAGTTCCTGAGTTTCCAGCTAGGCAAGAGCGAGTTTGACAAGATCTGCGTGGCCACACTGGGGAAGGAGAACATCAAGCTTCACAATTTCCTCGTCCAGTCAATCCTCGGCAATGCTTATATGTCGCTGGGGCCACCGCCCAGCAGGCAGACGCCAACTGGGAATTCACAGACTAGCGCTGTGACGAATGGGACATTGGCCAGTGGTGTGCCGCTAGCAAGGAGAGTGCGGCCGGTGGCTAACCGTGACAAGAGGTTTGCTGATAAGCCGAGTCCACTTGGAAAGTCCCCTCTTGGTCATCCAGGGGCCGCGGAGTTTGTGTCCGTCGAGGATGGCGAGGAGGTTGATCAAGCCAGGGGCAGCCCCGTATGTGTGCAGAGTCAGAGCCCAATCAGGGCTCCATTGGGAATTCCCCCAAAGGCTCAGAATTCTCAGCCTTCGATATCTTATCCCTCAGAGATTTGCTATAATAATGGTGAATTGCCAGGTAGCGAGGACCTGTCAAAGCTACTTGAGAATAAGCTGAAAGCCGAAGGCCTTAGCATATCCGTTGAATGTGCTGATCTGCTGAACTCTGGGCTGAACGTGTACATAAGTCAGATGCTGAAGTCTTGTTTGGGGGTTGCAAAAGCAAGGGGAAAGACAATGAGGATGCCAGAAGCTAACAGGAGTGCCTCTGCTGCTGTAAATGGTGGGCGGAATAATGCCACTGCTTCAGATTTAGGCTGTTCCTACCAAGCTTCACTGGTAGATCTCTGCACGGCTGTACAGTCTAATGCTCGGTTACTGGGGTGTGACTACGCCAGGCAATACGAGAAGATTGCTTCCCACCTTGACAGCTAA